One part of the Musa acuminata AAA Group cultivar baxijiao chromosome BXJ1-5, Cavendish_Baxijiao_AAA, whole genome shotgun sequence genome encodes these proteins:
- the LOC103985760 gene encoding uncharacterized protein LOC103985760, with translation MAPARLNGGDRPKEEGASICINDALTDDELRAVFAWLEKEDERDLFGLVCKRWLRLQSSERRRLRARAGPAMLRRMTDRFPGLLELDLSQSASRSFYPGVTDSDLAVIAAGFWNLRFLDLQNCKGVTDVGMISLGNDLPSLQSLDVSQCRKITDKGLVAVALGCSSLKRLHVAGSKSVTDELLIALSRSCSCLEDLGLAGCNNITDTGLSALADGCRYINSLDISKCTKIGDIGVSRIAEVASSSLKILKLLDCFRVGDESIFSLAHFCHNLETLVIGGCRDVTDESIKALSLACCDSLRSLRMDWCLNITDSSLNSVLSNCRHLAALDIGCCDKLTDLAFQSVGMGGFESQLKVLKMSNCMKITVSGVGSMLKFCKSLEYVDLRSCPHITRLGCQQAGLQFPECCKTNYDGSLSENETIVDVFF, from the exons ATGGCCCCGGCGAGGTTGAATGGCGGGGATCGGCCGAAGGAGGAGGGGGCAAGTATCTGCATCAATGACGCCCTTACCGACGACGAGCTTCGGGCTGTGTTCGCGTGGCTGGAGAAGGAAGATGAGAGGGACCTGTTTGGGCTCGTCTGTAAGCGCTGGCTCCGCCTTCAGAGTTCGGAGCGCCGCCGCCTCCGGGCCCGGGCCGGCCCCGCCATGCTCCGCCGGATGACCGACCGGTTTCCGGGTCTCCTTGAGCTTGACCTCTCTCAATCCGCCTCGAGATCGTTCTACCCTGGAGTTACCGACTCAGATCTTGCTGTCATTGCCGCTGGATTTTGGAATTTACGTTTCCTCGATCTCCAGAACTGTAAAG GTGTCACTGATGTTGGGATGATTTCTCTGGGAAATGACCTTCCATCCCTCCAGTCCCTAGATGTTTCCCAGTGTAGAAAAATTACGGACAAAGGATTGGTGGCTGTTGCTTTGGGTTGTTCCTCTTTGAAAAGGTTGCATGTAGCTGGATCAAAATCTGTAACAGATGAGTTACTAATAGCACTGTCTAGGAGCTGCTCATGCCTAGAAGATCTAGGATTGGCAGGATGCAACAACATAACAGACACTGGGCTCTCAGCTCTTGCTGATGGTTGTCGATATATTAACTCTTTAGATATTAGTAAATGCACCAAAATTGGTGATATTGGAGTCTCAAGAATTGCTGAGGTTGCGTCATCATCGTTGAAGATTCTCAAGTTGTTGGACTGTTTCAGAGTTGGTGATGAATCCATATTTTCCTTGGCCCACTTCTGCCATAACCTTGAAACTCTTGTAATTGGTGGATGCCGCGATGTTACAGATGAATCTATAAAGGCCCTGTCGCTTGCTTGTTGCGACAGCCTAAGGAGCTTAAGGATGGACTGGTGTTTAAACATTACAGACTCATCCTTGAACTCTGTGCTGTCAAACTGTAGACATCTTGCAGCTCTCGACATAGGTTGCTGTGACAAACTAACCGATTTGGCTTTCCAGTCAGTTGGAATGGGAGGATTTGAGTCGCAACTGAAGGTTTTAAAGATGAGTAACTGCATGAAGATCACAGTTTCTGGCGTAGGCTCCATGTTGAAATTCTGCAAATCCCTGGAGTACGTTGACCTGCGATCATGCCCTCATATTACAAGGTTGGGTTGTCAGCAGGCTGGATTGCAGTTTCCTGAATGCTGTAAAACAAACTATGATGGCAGCTTATCCGAaaatgaaactattgttgatgtCTTCTTTTAA
- the LOC135673964 gene encoding kunitz trypsin inhibitor 5-like, whose product MEPLVLLPIFLYALSAEATIFASVRDTDRRSLRPGHEYYVLPLIRGHGGGLSLAARSNDTCPLAVAQESSEVSDGLPLTFSPVTPKDKYVKMSTDLNVWFAAETICVQSTVWRLGDAEATGRRHVVTGGLKGDPGLATVSNWFKIERYGESDYKLVHCPSVCRFCKVVCGDVGVFVEGGKRWLGLSDEPFPVMFKNAHPVKL is encoded by the coding sequence ATGGAGCCGCTCGTCCTGCTTCCCATCTTCCTCTACGCGCTCTCCGCGGAGGCAACGATATTTGCCTCCGTGCGCGACACGGACAGGCGGAGCCTCCGCCCGGGACACGAGTACTACGTGCTGCCCCTCATCCGCGGCCACGGAGGCGGGCTCTCGCTCGCCGCCCGCAGCAACGACACCTGCCCGCTCGCGGTGGCCCAGGAGAGCTCGGAGGTGAGCGACGGCCTCCCCCTCACCTTCTCGCCGGTGACCCCTAAGGACAAGTACGTGAAGATGTCGACGGACCTCAACGTATGGTTCGCCGCCGAGACCATCTGCGTGCAGTCGACCGTGTGGAGGCTGGGGGACGCCGAGGCTACCGGACGGCGACACGTGGTCACCGGCGGCCTCAAGGGGGATCCGGGGCTGGCAACGGTGAGCAACTGGTTCAAGATCGAGAGGTACGGGGAGAGCGACTATAAGCTCGTCCATTGCCCGAGCGTGTGCAGGTTCTGCAAGGTGGTGTGCGGGGACGTGGGCGTGTTTGTGGAGGGTGGGAAGAGGTGGTTGGGGCTCAGCGATGAGCCTTTCCCCGTCATGTTCAAGAATGCACACCCCGTCAAGCTCTAA
- the LOC135673965 gene encoding protein RADIALIS-like 6 translates to MDAGKQGSSSFWTREAIREYEVALVSYIEAHRIRVPWEKVAAYLPGRTVAEVKEHYDELVESICRTHPYALSLPYCHLPEDSAAGCSDGNMGSVVEPTRDQGEITSTAESNPGQGNDTGGDSVITDEHHPSEDDEQGQEAWSKAP, encoded by the exons ATGGATGCTGGGAAGCAGGGCAGCAGTTCATTTTGGACTCGGGAGGCGATCAGGGAATATGAAGTGGCCTTGGTTTCATATATTGAGGCCCATCGCATTCGCGTTCCTTGGGAAAAAGTTGCAGCATATCTGCCTGGAAGAACTGTGGCCGAAGTCAAAGAGCACTATGACGAACTAGTGGAAAGCATCTGCAGGACTCATCCTTATGCACTGTCTCTTCCCTACTGTCATCTACCTGAGGATTCTGCTGCTGGTTGTAGTGATGGCAACATGGGAAGTGTGGTTGAACCAACGAGAGACCAAGGAGAGATCACGAGCACCGCAGAGAGCAACCCTGGACAGGGGAACGACACAG GTGGCGATTCTGTGATCACAGACGAGCATCATCCGTCAGAAGACGATGAACAGGGACAGGAGGCGTGGTCGAAGGCTCCATGA